From Diospyros lotus cultivar Yz01 chromosome 4, ASM1463336v1, whole genome shotgun sequence, a single genomic window includes:
- the LOC127800576 gene encoding glycine-rich protein 2-like, which translates to MEETQRSSGTVRWFSAQKGFGFIGPDNGGEDIFVHQTEIRSEGFRTLREGQRVGFVVDPGEDGRSRAVDVVGLAGSYRSSGGRGGGLPRGGRRGGYGGRYGGGYGRGGGRMSGGYGGPMECYNCGRTGHLARDCYQGDGGRNWDYGGGGGRRYGGGRWAGGGRGYGGGVCYNCGEGGHFARDCPNEQK; encoded by the coding sequence ATGGAGGAGACCCAGAGATCAAGCGGCACTGTGAGGTGGTTCAGCGCGCAAAAGGGCTTCGGATTCATCGGACCGGACAATGGTGGGGAGGATATTTTCGTTCACCAGACGGAGATCAGGTCCGAGGGGTTCCGGACACTCCGGGAGGGCCAGCGGGTTGGGTTCGTCGTCGATCCGGGCGAGGATGGTAGGAGCAGAGCCGTCGACGTGGTGGGTCTCGCCGGATCGTACCGCTCCTCCGGTGGACGCGGGGGCGGATTACCCCGCGGCGGCAGGAGAGGGGGCTACGGTGGGAGGTACGGCGGCGGGTATGGCCGGGGCGGGGGGAGGATGAGTGGCGGCTATGGTGGCCCGATGGAGTGCTACAATTGTGGCCGGACGGGTCATCTGGCCAGAGACTGTTATCAGGGGGACGGCGGCCGGAACTGGGATTACGGCGGGGGCGGCGGACGCAGATATGGTGGCGGCCGTTGGGCCGGCGGTGGTCGCGGATATGGCGGGGGGGTTTGCTACAACTGCGGCGAAGGCGGCCATTTTGCGAGAGATTGCCCAAATGAACAGAAATGA
- the LOC127800574 gene encoding auxin transporter-like protein 3: MASEKVETVVAGNYLEMEPEEGDSGSAKSKLSKLFWHGGSVYDAWFSCASNQVAQVLLTLPYSFSQLGMVSGIIFQLFYGLMGSWTAYLISVLYVEYRTRKEREKVDFRNHVIQWFEVLDGLLGKHWRNIGLFFNCTFLLFGSVIQLIACASNIYYINDNLDKRTWTYIFGACCATTVFIPSFHNYRIWSFLGLMMTTYTAWYLTIASLIHGQVEGVKHTGPAKIVLYFTGATNILYTFGGHAVTVEIMHAMWKPQKFKLIYLIATLYVLTLTLPSASAVYWAFGDLLLNHSNALSLLPRTGFRDTAVILMLIHQFITFGFACTPLYFVWEKFIGVHETKSLCKRALARLPVVIPIWFLAIIFPFFGPINSTVGSLLVSFTVYIIPALAHMITFASPSARENAVERAPACVGGWAGSYCMNIFVVAWVLIVGFGFGGWASMLNFIHQIDTFGIFTKCYQCPPHKA; the protein is encoded by the exons ATGGCGTCCGAGAAGGTCGAGACCGTCGTTGCAGGAAACTACCTGGAGATGGAGCCGGAAGAAGGCGATTCCGGCTCTGCCAAGAGCAAGCTCTCCAAGCTCTTCTGGCATGGCGGCTCTGTCTACGATGCTTGGTTTAGCTGCGCTTCTAATCAG GTTGCACAAGTGCTGCTGACACTGCCTTACTCATTTTCCCAACTGGGGATGGTTTCCGGGATTATTTTCCAGCTTTTCTACGGGCTGATGGGAAGCTGGACGGCTTATCTCATTAGCGTACTCTACGTGGAGTACAGAACCAGAAAGGAGAGGGAAAAGGTTGATTTCAGGAACCATGTTATCCAG TGGTTTGAAGTTCTTGATGGGCTCTTGGGAAAGCACTGGAGGAACATTGGCCTATTCTTCAACTGCACTTTTCTTCTATTTGGATCCGTAATTCAGCTCATTGCTTGTGCAAG TAACATCTATTACATAAACGACAATCTTGACAAGAGAACTTGGACTTATATATTTGGAGCTTGTTGTGCAACCACAGTCTTCATACCCTCATTCCACAACTACAGAATCTGGTCATTTCTTGGCCTTATGATGACAACTTACACTGCTTGGTATCTCACGATTGCTTCCCTTATCCATGGACAG GTTGAGGGAGTGAAGCACACAGGCCCAGCCAAGATAGTTCTCTACTTTACAGGGGCTACAAATATTCTTTACACCTTTGGTGGCCATGCTGTGACAGT GGAGATAATGCATGCAATGTGGAAGCCACAGAAGTTCAAGCTAATATACTTGATAGCAACACTGTATGTGCTCACACTAACACTTCCATCAGCCAGTGCTGTTTACTGGGCTTTTGGGGACTTGCTCCTTAACCATTCCAATGCTCTATCTTTGCTCCCAAGAACTGGGTTCAGAGACACTGCTGTCATCCTCATGCTCATTCATCAG TTCATAACATTTGGATTTGCATGCACTCCTCTCTACTTTGTGTGGGAGAAATTCATTGGAGTGCATGAAACAAAGAGTTTATGCAAAAGGGCTTTGGCCAGGCTTCCAGTGGTGATCCCTATTTGGTTCCTTGCAATCATTTTCCCTTTCTTTGGCCCCATCAACTCGACTGTTGGATCTCTTCTTGTCAGCTTCACTGTATACATTATCCCTGCTTTGGCACACATGATCACCTTTGCTTCTCCTTCAGCCAGAGAG AATGCAGTGGAGAGGGCACCAGCATGTGTAGGAGGATGGGCAGGCTCGTACTGCATGAACATCTTTGTGGTGGCTTGGGTTTTGATTGTGGGGTTTGGGTTTGGAGGGTGGGCAAGCATGCTCAACTTCATACACCAAATTGATACATTTGGCATCTTCACTAAGTGCTATCAATGCCCTCCTCACAAGGCTTGA